The Paraburkholderia caffeinilytica genome segment CTGCGCGGTCAGACGCGTGTCGAAATCGCCCGCCTGCATCAACGCTTCGCGAACGCCAGCGTGGTCTATGTGACGCACGATCAGGTCGAAGCGATGACGCTTGCCGACAGGATCGTGTTGCTGCACGCGGGAGCGGACGCGGAGCGCTTCGGCAGCATCGCGCAGACCGGTGCGCCGCTCGAGTTGTATCACCATCCGAAGTCGCGCTTTGTGGCGGGCTTCATTGGTTCGCCGCGAATGAATTTCATCGATGCCGTGGTCGATTCGATCGAAGTGGGCAAGGTGGCCGTCACGCTGACGAAAAGCGGCGAACGGCTGGTCGCTCACGTGGACGGCCACCGTCTTCAGCGCGGCCAGCCCGTCACGCTCGGCGTGCGCCCGGAACATCTGCGTCTCTCCGGCGACGAGCAGTTCATTCAGTGCGTCACGGTGCTATCCGAACGGCTCGGCGAACACAGCTATATCCATGCGGATCATGCGGCCGGCACGCTCATCGCCAAGGCCGCGGGCGATACGCCGATCGGATCGGGCGAGCGCATCTGCATTCATGTTCCGCCTTCGGCGTGTCATCTGTTCGATGCCGACGGTATCGCGCTGCGGCGCAACATGCCCGAGCCTGAGCGAATCGCCGCTTGAGAAAATTCAAACTCCGCCATAGAGCGGTTTTCATCGCCTGACAGCAACCCGCTGTCAGCCAACAAGGTAGTCAAGGAGACAAAAGATGATTGCTTATCGCCTTCGCCGTCTGGCCCACATGTCAACCGTCGCTGTTCTGGTTGCCGCCGCACTTTCATGCGCCGCGGCCGATGCCGCCACGCTCACGGTCAATGTATCGTCACGCGGAAATCAGCGTGCGACCTGGCAGGATGCTTTCGACAAGTTCAAGAAAGCCAACCCTGACGTCGACCTCAAGGTGACCTACATCGCCGATGATGCTTATAAGGTGCAGATCGGCGGCTGGCTTGCCACCGATCCGCCCGATGTCGTTTCCTGGAACGCCGGCGAGCGCATGGCGTATTACGCGCAACGCGGCCTGCTCGAAGACCTGTCGTCCGACTGGAGCAAGAACGGCTGGTCGCAGCAGTATGCATCGGTGAAGGACGCCTCGACGTATAAGGGCAAGCAGTACGCCGCGCCGCTCGGTTACGACGCGTACGGCTTCTTCTATCGCAAGGACCTGTTCGAGAAGGCCGGCATCAAGGGCGAACCGAAAACGTGGGATGAATTCCTCGACGCCTGCAAAAAACTCAAGGCAAGCGGCGTTGCACCGATTGCCGTTGCCGCACGCGACAGCTGGACGCTTGCCGCGTGGTTCGACTATCTTGACCTGCGCATCAACGGCTACGCGTTTCACCAGCAGTTGATGTCTGGCGAAGTTCCGTACACGGACGCACGAGTGAAAAAAGTCTACGCCGCGTGGAAAACGCTGATTGACAATCATTATTTCATCGATAACGCACTGTCCTACGATCTTGATGCGATTACACCGATTCTCGTGAATGGCAAGGCGTCGATGATGCTGATGGGCACTTTCTTTTCGGCGATCATCCCGGCCTCCATCAGACCTGAGACGGGCTACTTCCGCTTCCCGGTGATCGATGCCAATGTGCCGATGGCGGAAGACGGTCCGGTGAATGTGCTGTTGATTCCGGCAAAAGCGAAGAACAAAGGCGACGCGCGCAGGCTGCTGGCGTTTATGGAGCAGCCGCAAATCAACGCGGATCTTGCGAAGGGCTGGGGCCAGTTGTCCTCCAACAGCCAGTCGGCCGAACCTGATGATTCGATTGCGAAGATCGGATTCCAGACGCTTGCGAACACCAAAGGCGGTATCGCGCAGTTCTACGATCGCGACATGACGAAGGAAATGGCCGACGAAGGGATGAAGGCGATGCAGCAATTTTATAACGATCCATCGCAGGTCGATGCGGTGCTCGCGCGCCTCGAAGCGACACGCCAACGCATCTATAAGAAGTAAGCCGCGAGCGTCGGCGATGTTTATTTCGACGACCGACGCTTGCCTTCGATCCCAGAAGAGGCCCACCATGTCTTATCCCGCAGCGCGCCGCCTCCCGGCGGCCAAGCACCGGCACGTCTCTACGACGCGCCGTCATCAGCACCGCGCGGCGCTTTTCTTCCTGTTGCCGGGTTGCGTGTTGTTTTGTCTGTGCGTGGTCTATCCGATCATCAGCAGCATTTCGCTCAGCTTTTACAACTGGGATGGAATGACGCCGAAGACCTTTGCCGGTCTCGACAACTACGTCGAGCTGTTCCACTCGGACACCTTCTATACGGCGCTCAGGAACAACCTGATCTGGCTCGCGCTGTTCCTGCTGGCGCCGCCGCTCGGACTGCTGTTCGCGTTGTATCTGAACCAGCATATTCGTGGCATGCGCGTCGTGAAGTCGCTGTTTTTCGCGCCGTTCGTGCTGTCGGGCGTGGTGGTCGGCCTCGTGTTCAGCTGGTTTTACGATCCTGGCTTCGGCCTGTTGCGACTGATTGTCGGCCACGGCATTCCCGTGCTCGGCGATCCGCACACGGTCACCTTCGGCATTATTTTCGCCGCGCTGTGGCCACAGACACCGTTCTGCATGGTGCTGTATCTCACCGGCCTGACGGGCATCAATCCGGAAGTGGTCGAGGCGGCGCGCATGGAAGGCGCAAAGGGCGTGCGTCTGCTGTGGCACGTGATTCTTCCGCAGCTTAGACCGGCCACTGTAATGGCCGTGGTGCTCACGGTGATCGGCGCGCTGCGCAGCTTCGATCTGATCGCGGTGATGAGCGGCGGCGGTCCATTCGACAGTTCCACCGTGCTGGCCTATTACATGTACGACCAGGCGATCAAGTACTACCGCGAAGGCTATTCCGCGGCGATCGCCGTCGTGCTGTTTGCCATCATGCTCGTCTACATCGTGTTCCATCTGCGCCGCATGCTGCGCGAAGAACGCTGATTTCCAGGAGTCACGTGTCATGTATCCGCTTCCCGTCGAACGCTGGAAACCGTTCAATCGCGCGCTGTACAAAGCGTCGCTGCCGCTTGCGCTGCTGATCTGGCTGCTGCCGATGCTGGCCGTGCTCGTCACGTCGATCCGCTCGTCGGACGAGTTATCGCAAGGCGAGTACTGGGGCTGGCCGAAGCATTTTGCGCTAATCGAAAACTATGGCACGGCGCTCACACAAACGCCGATGCTGCATTACTTCGCCAACAGCCTTCTGATCACCGTGCCTTCGGTGATCGGCGCGATCGTGCTCGCTTCGATGGCGGGTTTTGCGTTGGCAACTTACCGGTTCCCGGGCAATACCGCTGTGCTGTTCACCTTTGTCGCGGGCAATTTCGTACCGATCCAGATCCTGATGATCCCGGTGCGCGAAATGGCGCTGAAAGTGGGGCTCTTCAACAGCGTGTGGGCTCTGGTGATTTTTCATGTGTCGTTCCAGACCGGTTTTTGCACGCTTTTTCTGCGCAACTTCATCAAGCAGCTGCCGTTCGAACTGATCGAGGCAGCTCGGGTCGAGGGCGCGAGCGAATGGACGATCTACTGGCGCATCGTGCTGCCGCTGATCCGGCCCGCGCTCGCCGCACTCGGCATCCTCGTATTCACGTTTGTCTGGAACGACTACTTCTGGGCGCTGTGCCTCACGCAAGGCGACGAGGCCGCGCCGATCACCGTGGGCGTCGCGGCGCTTAAAGGCCAGTGGACCACGGCGTGGAATCTGGTCGCCGCCGGCTCGGTGCTTGCCGCCTTGCCCTCGGTTCTGATGTTCTTCCTGATGCAGAAGCATTTCGTCGCCGGCCTGACTTTCGGCGCAAGCAAGGGCTGATCGCCCGTTTGCCGTCATCTAACAAAGAGACTCTCTCATGCGACTTGGTGTTTGCTACTACCCTGAACAATGGCCGCGTTCGATGTGGGCCGACGATGCAAAACGTATGGTCGATCTCGGCATCACACATGTGCGGATCGCGGAATTCGCGTGGAGCCGGATGGAGCCGCGCGCCGGCGAATTCGAGTGGGGCTGGCTCGACGAAGCCGTCGAGACGCTGGCCTCTGCAGGACTGAAACTCGTGCTGGGCACACCGACCGCGTCGCCGCCGAAATGGCTGATCGATGCGTACCCGGACGTGTTGCCGGTGCGTGCGGACGGTACGCGCTGGAATTTCGGCTCGCGTCGCCATTACGATATTTCCAGCGAGATATATCGGCGTGAGTGCGTGCGTATCGTTGCCGCGATGGCCGAGCGCTATGGGCCGCATCCGTCTATCGTCGCGTGGCAGACCGATAACGAACTCGGTTGCCATGAGACCGTGCCGAGCTATTCGAGCGCGGCACTGACGCGTTTTCAGGCGTGGCTGCGGCATCGTTACGAGCGCGTCGAGGCGTTGAACGACGCATGGGGCAACGTATTCTGGAGCATGGAGTATCCGTCGTTCGAGGCGATCGGTTTGCCTAACCTCACGCCCACCGACGCCAATCCGATCCACCTGCTCGATTTTCGCCGCTTCATGTCCGACGAGGTGGCCAGCTTCCATCGCGAGCAGATTGACGTGCTGCGTGAGCATGCGCCTGAGGCGGATCTACTGCACAACTTCATGGGTTTCTTCACGACCTTCGATCATTACCGTTTCGCAGAAGACAACGCGCTCGACGTGGCAGCGTGGGACAGCTATCCGATCGCGCGCACGGAATCGATCGCACTGCCTGAAGAGCAGAAGGCGCGTTATGCACGCACCGCCCACCCGGACGTCTCCGCGTTCGATCACGACCGCTATCGCGCGATCGGCGCCGGCCGGTTCTGGGTAATGGAGCAACAGGCAGGCCCGGTGAACTGGGCGCCGTGGAATCCGGTGCCCGCGAAGGGCATGGTCCGGCTGTGGGCGTACGAAGCATTCGCACATGGCGCGGAACTGGTGTCGTATTTCCGCTGGCGTCAGTGTCCGTATGCGCAGGAACAGATGCA includes the following:
- a CDS encoding ABC transporter ATP-binding protein translates to MATIRLTNVQKSYGDHPPVIRRVNLEIAQHEFCVFLGPSGCGKSTLLRMIAGLEDLSEGELHIGGRLMNDVPAAGRGVAMVFQSYALFPHMTVFDNMAFGLKLAKQPKDVIDRKVREAARILQLDAFLDRHPKALSGGQRQRVAIGRAIVREPGVFLFDEPLSNLDAALRGQTRVEIARLHQRFANASVVYVTHDQVEAMTLADRIVLLHAGADAERFGSIAQTGAPLELYHHPKSRFVAGFIGSPRMNFIDAVVDSIEVGKVAVTLTKSGERLVAHVDGHRLQRGQPVTLGVRPEHLRLSGDEQFIQCVTVLSERLGEHSYIHADHAAGTLIAKAAGDTPIGSGERICIHVPPSACHLFDADGIALRRNMPEPERIAA
- a CDS encoding ABC transporter substrate-binding protein translates to MIAYRLRRLAHMSTVAVLVAAALSCAAADAATLTVNVSSRGNQRATWQDAFDKFKKANPDVDLKVTYIADDAYKVQIGGWLATDPPDVVSWNAGERMAYYAQRGLLEDLSSDWSKNGWSQQYASVKDASTYKGKQYAAPLGYDAYGFFYRKDLFEKAGIKGEPKTWDEFLDACKKLKASGVAPIAVAARDSWTLAAWFDYLDLRINGYAFHQQLMSGEVPYTDARVKKVYAAWKTLIDNHYFIDNALSYDLDAITPILVNGKASMMLMGTFFSAIIPASIRPETGYFRFPVIDANVPMAEDGPVNVLLIPAKAKNKGDARRLLAFMEQPQINADLAKGWGQLSSNSQSAEPDDSIAKIGFQTLANTKGGIAQFYDRDMTKEMADEGMKAMQQFYNDPSQVDAVLARLEATRQRIYKK
- a CDS encoding carbohydrate ABC transporter permease, whose protein sequence is MSYPAARRLPAAKHRHVSTTRRHQHRAALFFLLPGCVLFCLCVVYPIISSISLSFYNWDGMTPKTFAGLDNYVELFHSDTFYTALRNNLIWLALFLLAPPLGLLFALYLNQHIRGMRVVKSLFFAPFVLSGVVVGLVFSWFYDPGFGLLRLIVGHGIPVLGDPHTVTFGIIFAALWPQTPFCMVLYLTGLTGINPEVVEAARMEGAKGVRLLWHVILPQLRPATVMAVVLTVIGALRSFDLIAVMSGGGPFDSSTVLAYYMYDQAIKYYREGYSAAIAVVLFAIMLVYIVFHLRRMLREER
- a CDS encoding carbohydrate ABC transporter permease → MYPLPVERWKPFNRALYKASLPLALLIWLLPMLAVLVTSIRSSDELSQGEYWGWPKHFALIENYGTALTQTPMLHYFANSLLITVPSVIGAIVLASMAGFALATYRFPGNTAVLFTFVAGNFVPIQILMIPVREMALKVGLFNSVWALVIFHVSFQTGFCTLFLRNFIKQLPFELIEAARVEGASEWTIYWRIVLPLIRPALAALGILVFTFVWNDYFWALCLTQGDEAAPITVGVAALKGQWTTAWNLVAAGSVLAALPSVLMFFLMQKHFVAGLTFGASKG
- a CDS encoding beta-galactosidase, which produces MRLGVCYYPEQWPRSMWADDAKRMVDLGITHVRIAEFAWSRMEPRAGEFEWGWLDEAVETLASAGLKLVLGTPTASPPKWLIDAYPDVLPVRADGTRWNFGSRRHYDISSEIYRRECVRIVAAMAERYGPHPSIVAWQTDNELGCHETVPSYSSAALTRFQAWLRHRYERVEALNDAWGNVFWSMEYPSFEAIGLPNLTPTDANPIHLLDFRRFMSDEVASFHREQIDVLREHAPEADLLHNFMGFFTTFDHYRFAEDNALDVAAWDSYPIARTESIALPEEQKARYARTAHPDVSAFDHDRYRAIGAGRFWVMEQQAGPVNWAPWNPVPAKGMVRLWAYEAFAHGAELVSYFRWRQCPYAQEQMHSGLNLPNNELSPGGLEVQQAAREIASSEALSGLGAPSRAATAVVFDYETQWMFEIQRHGKTFDYQTLAFDYYEALRELGLDVDIVSSRADLSQYRLVVVPSIAVIDDALVDQIERSSAQWVFGPRSGSKTATFAIPSSLPPGALQRVLPMQVLEVETLRPTLTPALSIGDTQGVALHWREHVRANGETTVDAQFDDSWPAVLTHGNVRYVAGWLSHALHREVLQQAAKDAGIETQLLPDGLRLRRRGDLTFAFNFGPAQVEAPAPANATVVLGQLKLETGDVCAWKTVETSTLKSLSL